AGCCTGGTGATTAAGAAAAAGCTTGAGAATATCTCGCCTGACATAGTAAAAATTATCTCCTCATAATGGGAGCTTATTGTTTTCCAGGCAAAATATGAAATAACACAAATCTTAAATATTGCCTTTGCATATTCAATGAGTGTCTTTGCAGAGGGAACAATCCTTTGCCATATCCTTCCAAGATTAATGCCTATCTTTGATAGATCAAAGGATAATGCTTGATAAGAAAAATAAAGCCCTGTTTGCAAAACTTCAGAAAAAATGGAGACAAAGAATGCACAAGCCATAATGGGAATTGTAATCTTTAAAAAGTCTACACCCATTCCAATAAAGAGCAAATAAAGCCTTTCTGGGTTAAGGTTGTCTGAATTTATTGTTGCAATTGAGGAATACAGAAATTGCAATAATGATGAGAATATCCACAAGCCGATGAATAATAAAAGAATAGCTGTAGCAAGGGTTATAATGGTTGGAGAAAACTCGGCTGTCCTTGCAACCTGACCCCTCCTTCTTGCCCTTTCTAATCTTCGGTGTGTTGGCTCTTCTGTTCTGCCTTCATCCTCCGGGCTTGCAAATAGCTGAAGGTCTATATCCATATAATAATTTTAGCCTTTATATCCCCTAATTTTATCATTTTATAAAGATTTGTCAATAGTTTTTTTCAGAAACCTACCCATAAGTCTGTAAAGGCAAGTCCTGCCTTAAGTTTTTGGCTTCATTATCAAACCTCTTAATAAAAATAATTGCCCAAGAACAAAGGGATTAAGCTTAAGAGAAGCCACCCAGGATTGCGGGAAGGTGTTCGGTATTTGCCAAGACCGATATGATTTACCTCCGGTAGGGGGATTTAAA
The sequence above is drawn from the bacterium genome and encodes:
- the flhB gene encoding flagellar biosynthesis protein FlhB; the encoded protein is MDIDLQLFASPEDEGRTEEPTHRRLERARRRGQVARTAEFSPTIITLATAILLLFIGLWIFSSLLQFLYSSIATINSDNLNPERLYLLFIGMGVDFLKITIPIMACAFFVSIFSEVLQTGLYFSYQALSFDLSKIGINLGRIWQRIVPSAKTLIEYAKAIFKICVISYFAWKTISSHYEEIIFTMSGEIFSSFFLITRLSYEIMIKSAIFLAIMAVLDYLYQRHEYKRQLKMTRYELKDEIKQMEGDPLVRARIRERQRQMAARRMMEEVKKADVVITNPTHIAIAIRYDASSMSAPMVVAKGESFIAEKIVAIAKEHNVPIVENKPLAEALYRAVQIGAEVGAEFYQAVAEVLAFVWKLKKK